The following proteins are co-located in the Ketogulonicigenium robustum genome:
- a CDS encoding carbohydrate ABC transporter permease, with translation MDNIAGQKSALAWAVNLSVAVLVILWIIPTAGLLVSSFRSGDQIDSSGWWQAFATQEAQQAPIRITGAETTEGETHVIAGHLFTTGATVSAWGISSREPAAFAPDETADLGGGSSLTVAQDGSFTLSSPTSFEGARLPRVFTTAATPPEFTIDNYRNVIFSPMAGQSIGQAFLNTLTVSIPATVIPILVAAFAAYALAWMDFPGRALLIATIVGLLVVPLQLALIPLLQLHNTIGIGKGYLGIWLAHTGFGLPMAIYLLRNYMVGLPKDIIENARVDGATEFQIFVKIILPLSFPALASFAIFQFLWTWNDLLVALVFLGTGNDQQVLTGNLVNLMGSRGGDWEILSASAFVSIAVPLLVFFSMQRFLVRGLLAGSVK, from the coding sequence ATGGACAATATTGCCGGACAAAAATCGGCGCTGGCTTGGGCAGTGAACCTTTCGGTGGCGGTTCTGGTCATCCTTTGGATCATCCCGACGGCAGGCCTCCTCGTCTCCAGCTTCCGCTCGGGCGATCAGATCGATTCATCAGGGTGGTGGCAGGCCTTCGCGACGCAAGAAGCACAGCAAGCCCCCATCCGTATCACCGGCGCGGAAACGACCGAGGGCGAAACCCATGTGATCGCAGGACATCTGTTTACCACAGGCGCCACCGTCAGCGCATGGGGCATCTCCTCGCGCGAGCCGGCGGCCTTTGCCCCTGATGAGACTGCCGATCTGGGGGGCGGCAGCAGCCTAACCGTCGCCCAAGACGGCAGCTTCACCCTATCCTCGCCCACAAGTTTCGAGGGGGCGCGCCTGCCACGCGTCTTTACCACCGCCGCAACTCCGCCCGAATTCACCATCGACAACTATCGCAACGTGATCTTTTCGCCCATGGCGGGGCAGTCGATTGGGCAGGCGTTTTTGAACACGCTGACGGTCTCTATCCCCGCGACGGTGATCCCCATTCTGGTCGCCGCCTTTGCCGCTTACGCATTGGCGTGGATGGATTTTCCGGGACGCGCGCTGTTGATTGCCACCATTGTCGGCCTGCTGGTCGTGCCGCTGCAACTGGCCCTGATCCCGCTGCTGCAACTGCATAATACCATAGGAATCGGCAAAGGCTATTTGGGCATTTGGCTAGCGCATACGGGGTTTGGCCTGCCCATGGCGATCTACCTGCTGCGCAATTACATGGTCGGCCTGCCCAAAGACATCATCGAAAACGCGCGCGTCGATGGCGCGACCGAGTTTCAAATTTTCGTCAAAATCATCCTGCCCTTGTCGTTCCCCGCGCTGGCTAGCTTTGCCATCTTTCAGTTCCTGTGGACATGGAACGATCTGCTGGTCGCGCTGGTGTTCCTTGGCACGGGGAATGACCAACAGGTGCTGACCGGCAACCTCGTGAACCTGATGGGGTCGCGCGGGGGTGACTGGGAAATCCTTTCTGCTTCGGCCTTCGTCTCGATCGCTGTGCCTCTGCTCGTGTTCTTCTCGATGCAGCGGTTCTTGGTGCGCGGGCTGCTGGCCGGTTCCGTTAAATGA
- a CDS encoding alpha-glucosidase codes for MTLSKNPDWWRGAVIYQIYPRSYQDTNGDGIGDLPGITQRLDHIAALGADAIWISPFFTSPMKDFGYDVSDYCDVDPMFGALADFDALVARAHKLGLRVMIDLVLSHTSDKHPWFRESRQNRTNPRSDWYVWADPKPDGTPPTNWLSIFGGSGWQWDSRREQYYLHNFLTSQPDLNFHNHAVQEALLDVTRFWLERGVDGFRLDTINFYFHDQHLRDNPALPIEERNDRTAPKVNPYNHQMHLFDKSRPENLGFLRRFRALLDIHGGVAVGEVGDSERGLQIMAQYTSGGDKVQMCYPFELLQPARVTATALQATFDQLAEDAPDAWPCWSYSNHDVVRHITRWNLNETAVRSYLMLLLSLRGSVCLYQGEELGLPEAELEFNDIQDPYGIEFWPEFKGRDGARTPMVWESDNRQGGFTEATKGWLPVTAPHLPLAVSAQNANPDSLLAYYRAALAFRRSHPELISGAMSAVTAKGDLAFFTRSGKATYFCAFNLGRDDATVALPAGNWVNAAADLGGVSADGEWLSLPAWGFALLQKE; via the coding sequence ATGACACTTTCGAAAAACCCCGATTGGTGGCGCGGCGCCGTCATCTACCAGATCTACCCCCGCAGCTATCAGGACACGAACGGCGACGGGATCGGCGATTTGCCGGGCATCACGCAGCGGCTGGATCACATCGCTGCGTTGGGGGCCGATGCCATCTGGATCAGTCCGTTCTTCACCTCGCCCATGAAGGATTTCGGCTACGACGTGTCGGATTATTGCGATGTCGACCCGATGTTCGGCGCTCTGGCCGATTTTGACGCGCTGGTGGCCCGCGCGCACAAGCTGGGCCTGCGGGTGATGATTGATCTGGTGCTGTCGCATACGTCAGATAAACACCCATGGTTCCGCGAAAGCCGCCAGAACCGCACCAACCCGCGGTCAGACTGGTACGTCTGGGCCGACCCCAAACCCGACGGCACCCCGCCCACGAACTGGCTGTCGATCTTTGGCGGCAGCGGCTGGCAGTGGGATAGCCGGCGCGAGCAGTATTACCTGCACAACTTCCTGACCAGCCAACCCGACCTGAACTTCCATAACCACGCCGTGCAAGAGGCGCTGCTGGACGTCACCCGTTTCTGGCTGGAACGCGGCGTCGACGGCTTCCGGCTGGATACGATCAATTTCTATTTCCACGACCAGCACCTGCGCGACAACCCCGCCTTGCCAATCGAGGAACGCAACGACCGCACCGCCCCCAAGGTGAACCCCTATAACCACCAGATGCACCTGTTCGACAAAAGCCGCCCCGAAAATCTGGGGTTCCTGCGCCGATTTCGGGCTCTGCTGGATATTCACGGCGGCGTCGCCGTGGGCGAGGTCGGCGATTCCGAGCGCGGCCTGCAAATCATGGCGCAATACACATCGGGCGGCGACAAGGTACAGATGTGCTATCCCTTTGAACTGCTGCAGCCTGCCCGTGTCACGGCAACCGCGCTGCAGGCGACGTTCGACCAACTGGCAGAAGACGCGCCCGATGCATGGCCCTGCTGGTCATATTCGAACCATGATGTCGTGCGCCACATCACCCGCTGGAACCTGAATGAAACGGCCGTCCGCAGCTACCTGATGCTGCTTCTTAGCCTGCGCGGGTCGGTCTGCCTTTATCAGGGCGAGGAACTGGGCCTGCCCGAGGCCGAGCTGGAATTCAACGACATCCAAGATCCGTATGGCATTGAATTCTGGCCGGAATTCAAGGGACGCGACGGTGCGCGCACCCCGATGGTGTGGGAAAGTGACAATCGCCAAGGCGGCTTTACCGAGGCGACGAAGGGCTGGCTGCCCGTCACCGCGCCGCACCTGCCGCTGGCCGTTTCGGCGCAAAACGCCAATCCCGACAGCCTGCTGGCATACTATCGCGCGGCCCTTGCCTTCCGGCGCAGCCATCCCGAGCTGATCTCGGGCGCGATGTCGGCCGTCACGGCCAAAGGCGATCTGGCGTTCTTTACGCGTAGCGGTAAGGCCACATATTTCTGCGCCTTTAATCTGGGCCGCGACGATGCAACTGTTGCTCTACCCGCAGGCAACTGGGTCAACGCGGCCGCAGATTTGGGCGGGGTATCGGCTGATGGCGAATGGCTCAGCCTGCCCGCTTGGGGCTTTGCCCTGCTGCAAAAGGAATAG
- a CDS encoding ABC transporter ATP-binding protein, producing MSEVKLTAVEKTYGPVKVLQDINLHIQPGELVVFVGPSGCGKSTLLRMIAGLEKITGGTLEIDGQRMNDVPPAQRGIAMVFQSYALYPHLTVRENMAFALKIAHKPKAEIEAAITKAANILQLEPYLDRLPKALSGGQRQRVAIGRAIVRDPKVYLFDEPLSNLDAALRVATRIEIAQLKEQMPDSTMIYVTHDQVEAMTLASRIVVLAKGGIAQVGTPLDLYQRPQNEFVAQFIGSPAMNLTPGRISQTGAQTLVDLDNGGTAIADIPTTAADMGMAVNVGIRPEDLTEIADGPAIFDGRVDFTEALGEVTLIYLERTHEGPKVVAKLPGMRANLRGQAVLLGAQPDKVHLFSGGHSLLYR from the coding sequence ATGTCCGAGGTGAAGCTGACGGCTGTCGAAAAAACCTACGGCCCCGTCAAAGTGCTGCAAGACATCAACCTGCATATTCAACCCGGCGAACTGGTGGTGTTCGTCGGCCCGTCGGGGTGCGGAAAATCAACCCTACTGCGGATGATCGCGGGGCTGGAAAAAATCACGGGCGGCACGCTGGAAATCGACGGGCAGCGCATGAACGATGTGCCGCCCGCGCAGCGCGGCATCGCGATGGTATTCCAATCCTACGCCCTCTACCCCCATCTGACCGTGCGCGAGAACATGGCCTTCGCCCTTAAGATCGCGCACAAACCCAAGGCCGAGATTGAGGCAGCCATCACAAAAGCCGCCAATATTCTACAACTAGAACCCTATCTGGATCGGCTTCCCAAGGCGCTGTCGGGTGGCCAGCGCCAACGTGTCGCCATCGGCCGCGCCATCGTGCGCGACCCCAAGGTTTACCTGTTTGACGAGCCGCTCTCGAACCTCGATGCCGCGCTGCGCGTGGCGACGCGGATCGAGATTGCCCAGTTGAAAGAACAGATGCCGGATTCGACCATGATCTATGTCACGCATGATCAGGTCGAGGCGATGACGCTAGCCTCGCGTATCGTGGTGCTGGCCAAAGGGGGGATCGCGCAGGTTGGCACCCCGCTGGATCTGTACCAACGCCCGCAAAATGAATTTGTCGCGCAGTTCATCGGATCGCCCGCCATGAACCTGACCCCCGGTCGCATCAGCCAAACCGGCGCGCAAACCTTAGTTGACCTAGACAATGGCGGCACTGCCATCGCCGACATCCCGACGACGGCAGCCGATATGGGCATGGCCGTCAACGTCGGCATCCGCCCCGAGGATCTGACTGAAATCGCCGATGGCCCCGCTATCTTTGATGGCCGCGTCGATTTCACCGAAGCCTTGGGCGAAGTAACCCTGATCTACCTAGAGCGCACGCACGAAGGTCCGAAAGTCGTGGCAAAACTGCCTGGCATGCGCGCCAACCTGCGCGGCCAAGCGGTGCTTTTGGGGGCCCAGCCCGACAAAGTGCATCTGTTTTCCGGGGGGCATTCGCTGCTCTACCGATAG
- a CDS encoding PIG-L family deacetylase: MSIKMTRRLFMATVPAALASTAIPAFAVPLSDLQLIAQQKSEPSIVQLARALERLTSTVTFMTTGAHPDDEPSGMLAALRFNYGIHPVMYCMTRGEGGQNSIGPERGIALGVLRTREMQAASRALDAALAFGGMGTTDPVHDFGFSKDPDDTIERWGEDRVLERMVWAFRAYRPDAIFNCFLDVPGQHGQHRAATVATKKAIELSGRDDVYTHHFTELGLTPWEVPKMYDPAWGGGGGVYDDETPPPPQTLLLTAPERDKISGATWPQMGEWSRSCHLTQGMGRWRPEPQTEWPLHLARVTGGAAGGEESDIRDGLIATVGQIADLQGMSDDCAAALRQAQALIDAAHSDYADPASVLEKALELSATLNTAVAALPADLAPIAAHRLSRKQREVAEVIRIASGVTIRSFVDGNDVPAGQSVDIRTLVDAPAAVEVNAVEVLTRAGLTTGPGPDGKVTVDVPADAALTNPMEPQFDPLGGNGDAWTKVTFTVDGQTVSVIVDLEDALRIVPENALTLRPEALVFNIENGAVPANIEAVVTNATIGDLDIPVPETWVLSGDVDPVGTAATFQLAPPADLKVERIVLNPTLKGKTAYKVETFQYPHTGKAVVPSEVAFQVQVVDAKIPDARVAYIGSNNDNVAIWMRRLGVDVTELTPADMASGAYKDFDTIVVGVFALGRRTDMTSRMAEVHEWVNAGGHLVTLYHRPSDGWNPDTVPPAYLKIGSPSIRYRVTDPNAAVTVLAPDHPLLTQPNVISADDWAGWDKERGLYFASEWAEVYTPLLAMNDRGEDPLEGSLLSAQIGAGRHTHTALVLHHQLDKLTPGAFRILANLLQKA, from the coding sequence ATGTCGATAAAAATGACACGTCGCCTATTCATGGCGACCGTGCCGGCAGCCCTTGCCAGCACAGCAATCCCCGCCTTTGCAGTGCCGCTAAGCGACCTGCAGCTGATTGCACAGCAAAAATCGGAACCCTCGATCGTCCAGCTGGCCCGCGCGCTGGAACGGCTGACATCGACGGTCACCTTTATGACCACAGGCGCTCACCCCGATGACGAACCGTCGGGCATGCTGGCCGCGCTGCGGTTCAACTACGGCATCCACCCCGTCATGTACTGCATGACGCGCGGCGAAGGCGGCCAGAACTCGATCGGGCCGGAACGCGGTATTGCGCTGGGTGTCTTGCGCACGCGTGAAATGCAGGCCGCCTCGCGCGCACTGGACGCGGCGCTGGCGTTCGGCGGCATGGGCACGACCGACCCCGTACATGACTTTGGCTTCAGCAAAGACCCTGACGATACCATTGAACGCTGGGGCGAGGATCGTGTGCTGGAACGCATGGTCTGGGCCTTCCGCGCGTATCGTCCGGATGCGATTTTCAACTGCTTCCTTGATGTGCCCGGCCAACATGGCCAGCACCGCGCCGCGACGGTCGCAACCAAAAAGGCGATCGAACTTTCGGGCCGTGATGACGTCTACACCCACCACTTTACCGAACTGGGCCTGACGCCGTGGGAAGTGCCGAAAATGTACGACCCCGCATGGGGCGGCGGCGGCGGCGTCTATGACGACGAAACCCCTCCACCCCCGCAAACACTGCTGCTGACCGCCCCCGAGCGTGACAAGATTTCGGGCGCAACATGGCCGCAGATGGGCGAATGGTCACGGTCGTGCCACTTGACCCAAGGCATGGGCCGCTGGCGTCCCGAACCACAGACCGAATGGCCCCTTCACTTGGCCCGCGTCACCGGCGGCGCGGCTGGTGGCGAAGAATCCGACATCCGCGACGGCCTGATCGCCACCGTGGGGCAAATTGCCGATCTGCAAGGCATGAGCGATGATTGCGCCGCCGCCCTGCGCCAAGCGCAAGCGCTGATTGATGCCGCGCATTCCGACTACGCCGATCCTGCATCCGTGCTGGAAAAGGCTTTGGAGCTATCGGCCACCCTGAATACTGCCGTAGCCGCCCTGCCCGCAGACCTTGCGCCGATCGCAGCCCACCGCTTGAGCCGCAAACAACGCGAAGTGGCCGAAGTCATCCGCATCGCGTCTGGCGTGACGATCCGTTCGTTCGTGGATGGCAACGACGTGCCTGCAGGCCAATCGGTAGACATCCGCACTCTGGTCGATGCCCCCGCCGCGGTCGAGGTGAACGCCGTCGAGGTTCTGACCCGCGCTGGCCTGACCACCGGCCCCGGCCCCGATGGCAAGGTCACCGTCGACGTCCCCGCCGACGCGGCCCTGACCAACCCGATGGAGCCGCAGTTCGACCCGCTTGGCGGCAACGGCGATGCGTGGACGAAGGTGACCTTCACCGTGGACGGGCAGACCGTGTCGGTCATCGTCGATCTGGAAGATGCCCTGCGCATCGTGCCGGAAAACGCACTGACCCTGCGCCCCGAGGCCCTTGTCTTCAACATCGAAAACGGTGCGGTTCCCGCGAATATCGAGGCCGTCGTCACGAACGCGACGATTGGAGATCTGGATATTCCGGTTCCCGAGACTTGGGTTCTATCGGGCGATGTCGACCCCGTCGGCACGGCCGCCACCTTCCAACTGGCGCCGCCTGCCGACCTGAAAGTCGAGCGGATCGTGCTGAACCCGACACTGAAAGGCAAAACGGCTTACAAGGTCGAAACCTTCCAGTATCCGCACACCGGCAAAGCCGTTGTGCCCAGCGAGGTCGCCTTCCAAGTCCAAGTCGTGGATGCGAAAATCCCCGATGCGCGCGTGGCTTACATCGGGTCGAACAACGACAACGTGGCCATCTGGATGCGCCGCTTGGGTGTCGACGTGACCGAATTGACCCCCGCCGACATGGCATCGGGCGCGTACAAAGACTTCGATACGATCGTGGTCGGCGTTTTCGCCTTGGGCCGCCGCACGGACATGACATCGCGCATGGCCGAGGTGCATGAATGGGTCAACGCAGGGGGCCATCTTGTCACCCTGTACCACCGCCCATCGGACGGCTGGAACCCCGACACGGTGCCGCCCGCCTACCTGAAGATCGGCAGCCCCTCGATCCGCTATCGCGTGACCGACCCGAATGCGGCAGTGACGGTGCTTGCGCCCGATCACCCGCTGCTGACCCAGCCGAACGTCATCAGCGCCGACGATTGGGCAGGCTGGGACAAGGAACGCGGCCTATACTTCGCGTCGGAATGGGCCGAAGTCTACACGCCCTTGCTGGCGATGAACGACCGCGGTGAAGACCCGCTGGAGGGCTCGCTCCTCAGCGCGCAAATCGGCGCGGGGCGTCACACGCACACCGCATTGGTGCTGCACCACCAACTGGACAAGCTAACGCCGGGCGCGTTCCGCATTCTGGCGAACCTGTTGCAGAAAGCCTGA
- a CDS encoding alpha-L-fucosidase — MTDAGRLMGLLPVTSFRANLLGLLIDTVSKGGNLLMHVSPTARGRLDAKSTAALQVYADWMRYHRAAIYGARAADLPPLQDCRLTRKGSAVYVHVLVWPFRHLHLPSLGTKVWRARLMNYGSEIKILQPQPPNPNDTMLVPVDPNDLTFGLPVEKPPVAIPVIVLALI; from the coding sequence ATGACAGACGCTGGCAGGCTCATGGGGCTACTACCCGTGACGAGCTTCAGGGCAAATCTGCTGGGGCTGCTGATCGACACTGTATCGAAGGGGGGCAATTTGTTGATGCATGTCAGCCCGACCGCGCGCGGGAGGTTGGATGCCAAATCGACTGCGGCCCTGCAGGTTTACGCCGACTGGATGCGTTATCACCGCGCGGCCATATATGGGGCAAGGGCGGCCGACTTGCCGCCCTTGCAGGACTGCCGTCTTACCCGTAAAGGCAGCGCGGTATATGTCCATGTTTTGGTATGGCCGTTCCGCCATTTGCATTTGCCCAGCCTCGGCACGAAGGTGTGGCGTGCGCGGCTGATGAATTATGGTAGCGAGATCAAGATTTTGCAGCCGCAACCGCCAAATCCCAACGATACTATGCTGGTGCCGGTTGATCCCAATGACCTGACATTTGGGCTGCCGGTGGAAAAACCGCCTGTTGCAATACCGGTCATCGTGCTGGCGCTGATCTAA
- a CDS encoding ABC transporter permease: MPRPRVRVMFDHMFRNALSTLIVQSTLTAGTTVLSVASLSFLGLGGQSPMPEWGAMMSGGRNFIGVNFHLPLFPGLAVSVMVLAFNLLGDELRDLLDQRACPKMARKWTTFSRW, from the coding sequence ATGCCGAGGCCGCGCGTGCGCGTCATGTTCGACCACATGTTTCGAAATGCGCTGTCGACTTTAATTGTGCAATCGACGCTGACCGCAGGCACGACCGTCTTGTCTGTCGCATCGCTATCGTTCCTAGGGCTAGGCGGGCAGTCGCCCATGCCCGAATGGGGCGCGATGATGAGCGGGGGCCGAAATTTCATAGGCGTCAATTTCCACCTACCGCTGTTTCCGGGCTTGGCGGTGTCGGTGATGGTGTTGGCTTTCAATCTGCTGGGTGACGAGCTGCGTGACTTGCTCGACCAGCGCGCGTGCCCGAAAATGGCGAGGAAATGGACGACCTTCAGCCGTTGGTAA
- a CDS encoding ABC transporter permease subunit encodes MLVGIPIGLVAGRFGGRIDSALMWVVDIIFAFPAVVLAMLITSIPGLNLTNLLIANAVFSIASYARPTRNVTLGLR; translated from the coding sequence TTGCTTGTCGGTATTCCCATTGGGCTGGTTGCGGGTAGATTTGGCGGGCGCATCGACAGCGCGCTGATGTGGGTGGTGGACATCATTTTTGCGTTTCCTGCAGTTGTTCTGGCAATGCTGATCACGTCTATTCCGGGCCTCAACCTGACCAACCTTCTGATTGCTAATGCAGTTTTCTCAATTGCCAGCTATGCGCGCCCGACGCGCAACGTCACGCTGGGGCTACGCTAA
- a CDS encoding ROK family transcriptional regulator — translation MATLTYAHRQLLRAVSASAGLTRTEIAEKTGYSRPAITALSRDLIDCGLLAEGDSIRGQGRPSIILDIAAQGGFVVGVAAVAGRARILLADLAGHVHGSDEADWPLDAPDLARMLAERLPQLARKAAIGFDRVVGIGVAVPGLVDDTQQVCLQSNNLGWRDAPVAALIRAATGIPTYVENDANAVAVGEKLFGRARECGDFVVITLGRGIGGAIFVGGQLYRGHSGAAGEISHAAIQLDGPPCRCGKRGCLTTIASGRAILHAAVADGLPCAVMEDVEPLAESGDAAAIAILHRAGGALGLAIAQAIQMLNPALVVIAMEFGSEDGLMQRVIRQSIDAAIMPRLRAATQITFDFVTPAFTASGAAAVAAERFLLNPLITAEGA, via the coding sequence ATGGCTACGTTAACATATGCCCATCGCCAGCTTTTGCGCGCCGTCAGCGCCTCAGCGGGGCTGACACGTACGGAAATTGCGGAAAAAACGGGCTATTCGCGCCCTGCGATCACGGCCCTTTCGCGCGACCTGATTGATTGCGGCCTGCTGGCCGAGGGCGACAGCATTCGAGGCCAAGGGCGGCCATCGATCATCCTCGATATCGCGGCGCAAGGCGGCTTCGTGGTCGGCGTGGCCGCTGTCGCGGGGCGCGCGCGGATTTTGCTGGCAGACTTGGCCGGTCATGTTCATGGCAGCGACGAGGCTGACTGGCCCTTGGACGCCCCCGATCTGGCTCGCATGTTAGCCGAGCGTTTGCCGCAGCTGGCGCGCAAGGCTGCAATCGGTTTCGACCGCGTTGTCGGTATTGGTGTCGCTGTGCCGGGCTTGGTCGACGACACCCAGCAAGTCTGCCTGCAGTCGAACAACCTTGGTTGGCGCGACGCCCCTGTTGCTGCGCTGATCCGCGCGGCGACCGGCATTCCCACCTATGTCGAAAACGATGCGAACGCCGTCGCCGTCGGCGAGAAGCTGTTCGGCCGCGCGCGCGAATGCGGCGATTTCGTCGTTATCACGTTGGGGCGCGGCATCGGGGGGGCGATCTTTGTCGGGGGGCAGCTGTACCGTGGCCATTCCGGCGCGGCTGGCGAGATATCGCATGCGGCGATTCAGCTCGACGGCCCGCCCTGTCGCTGTGGCAAGCGCGGGTGCCTGACAACCATCGCATCCGGACGGGCCATTTTGCACGCTGCCGTAGCCGACGGCCTGCCCTGCGCCGTGATGGAGGACGTCGAGCCGCTGGCCGAGAGTGGCGATGCCGCAGCCATCGCCATTTTGCACCGCGCAGGCGGGGCGCTGGGTTTGGCGATCGCCCAGGCGATCCAAATGCTCAATCCCGCGCTGGTTGTCATCGCGATGGAATTCGGCAGCGAGGACGGCCTGATGCAGCGCGTTATCCGGCAAAGCATCGACGCCGCCATCATGCCGCGTTTAAGGGCAGCCACGCAAATCACCTTCGACTTTGTCACCCCCGCTTTCACCGCCAGCGGCGCCGCAGCCGTCGCGGCCGAACGGTTCCTACTCAACCCCCTAATAACTGCCGAGGGCGCATGA
- a CDS encoding M81 family metallopeptidase — protein sequence MTYKIAVAGLHIESSSFNPGLTRTADFRILRGADLFNAPDFAMLADYDADWQPVFWARAVPGAPICPETYAAFKAEILAGIRAAMPLDGVYMALHGAAVVAGMHDCEGDLLAAVRDIVGPDVLITTSYDLHGNVSDRVVDSIDMFSAYRTAPHIDVPQTMRRAIALLMRALDSGQRPSVCWVKVPVLLPGERTSTEDEPAASLYAVIPALEDVDGIWDVSLMVGYVWVDEPRATAAVLVTGTDHATMQRAAIELASAYWDARESFVFGTVTGSLSDCLSMARDATALPVVLADSGDNPTGGGAGDRADTLAALLENAEADVILAGIADLPLVDAAYGAGVGASVHGTIGATHDPINSAPLPITAQVIALSDAPRAAERQAVLRCDGVTFVVTARRRPFHNLVDFTSLGLDPAKARMVVVKSGYLSPDMKALAATSLMALTPGIVDQDVTRRPRQHIARPTFPFDTGFDWAPHVLWSARDPAGSVHP from the coding sequence ATGACCTACAAAATCGCCGTTGCTGGCCTGCATATCGAAAGCTCCAGCTTTAACCCGGGTCTGACGCGCACGGCAGACTTCCGTATTTTGCGCGGGGCCGACCTGTTCAATGCCCCCGATTTTGCAATGCTGGCCGATTACGATGCCGACTGGCAGCCCGTCTTTTGGGCTCGCGCGGTGCCCGGCGCGCCGATCTGCCCCGAGACCTATGCCGCCTTCAAAGCCGAGATTTTGGCCGGCATCCGCGCGGCTATGCCCTTGGACGGCGTTTATATGGCGCTGCATGGCGCAGCAGTCGTTGCGGGGATGCATGACTGTGAGGGCGATCTGCTAGCCGCGGTTCGCGATATCGTCGGGCCCGATGTGTTGATTACGACCAGCTACGACCTGCACGGCAACGTGTCAGACCGTGTGGTGGATTCCATCGACATGTTCAGCGCCTATCGCACAGCGCCCCATATTGATGTCCCCCAAACCATGCGGCGCGCCATCGCTTTGCTGATGCGCGCGTTGGACAGCGGCCAGCGCCCTTCCGTCTGCTGGGTGAAGGTTCCGGTCTTGCTTCCGGGCGAGCGGACATCGACCGAGGACGAACCCGCCGCCAGCCTCTATGCCGTCATTCCCGCCCTCGAAGATGTGGACGGCATATGGGACGTCTCTTTGATGGTCGGCTATGTCTGGGTGGACGAGCCGCGGGCGACAGCCGCCGTGTTGGTCACCGGCACCGACCATGCTACGATGCAGCGGGCTGCCATCGAATTGGCCAGCGCGTACTGGGACGCCCGCGAGTCCTTTGTTTTTGGCACGGTTACCGGCAGCCTGTCTGATTGCTTGTCCATGGCGCGCGATGCGACTGCCCTGCCCGTCGTCTTGGCCGATTCCGGTGACAATCCGACAGGCGGCGGCGCGGGTGACCGCGCCGATACGCTGGCTGCCCTGTTGGAAAACGCCGAAGCAGACGTCATTTTGGCCGGGATTGCCGATCTGCCGCTGGTCGATGCAGCCTATGGCGCCGGCGTGGGCGCAAGCGTGCACGGCACGATTGGCGCGACGCACGACCCGATCAATAGCGCACCGCTGCCGATCACCGCGCAGGTCATCGCACTGTCCGATGCGCCGCGCGCAGCCGAACGTCAGGCGGTTTTGCGCTGCGATGGGGTGACTTTTGTCGTTACAGCGCGCCGACGCCCGTTCCACAACTTGGTAGATTTCACTTCATTGGGGTTGGACCCCGCCAAGGCGCGCATGGTGGTGGTCAAATCCGGCTACCTCTCGCCCGATATGAAGGCGCTAGCGGCAACTTCACTGATGGCACTGACCCCCGGCATCGTAGACCAAGACGTGACCCGCCGCCCGCGCCAGCATATCGCCCGCCCGACTTTTCCGTTCGACACAGGGTTCGACTGGGCCCCGCACGTTCTGTGGTCAGCACGTGACCCAGCCGGTTCTGTTCATCCGTGA
- a CDS encoding ATP-binding cassette domain-containing protein, producing the protein MTQPVLFIRDLRAYFTTERGIVESIDGVTFDIHRGETLAIVGDSGSGKSVTSLSIMELLPRRLGRVAGCEITFTGRDTLFGRNPPICGRCAATRWL; encoded by the coding sequence GTGACCCAGCCGGTTCTGTTCATCCGTGATCTGCGCGCGTATTTCACGACCGAACGCGGCATAGTGGAATCGATCGATGGCGTGACGTTCGACATCCATCGCGGCGAAACCTTGGCCATCGTGGGCGACTCCGGATCGGGCAAAAGCGTCACCAGCCTCTCGATTATGGAGTTGCTGCCACGGCGGCTAGGGCGCGTTGCGGGCTGCGAGATCACCTTCACCGGACGCGACACCTTGTTCGGGCGTAACCCGCCCATCTGCGGTCGCTGCGCGGCAACCAGATGGCTATGA
- a CDS encoding ATP-binding cassette domain-containing protein, protein MLHESNTRPEVKEAAVAMLQMLGISASQARTKNYSHQMSGGMRQRIMIAMALSCCGALLIADEPTTALVVAVQAQILRLIWDLKTQTHTAVIFITHNRAVVAMIANRVAIMYGGHVVE, encoded by the coding sequence ATGCTGCACGAAAGCAACACACGGCCCGAGGTCAAGGAAGCCGCAGTTGCGATGTTGCAAATGTTGGGCATATCGGCCTCTCAGGCGCGGACAAAGAACTACTCTCATCAGATGTCCGGCGGGATGCGCCAGCGTATCATGATCGCCATGGCGCTGTCTTGCTGCGGCGCCCTGTTAATTGCAGACGAACCGACCACGGCTTTGGTCGTCGCGGTGCAAGCCCAGATCTTGCGCCTGATCTGGGACTTGAAGACCCAGACCCATACCGCCGTCATCTTCATAACCCACAATCGTGCTGTCGTGGCCATGATCGCCAACCGCGTCGCCATTATGTATGGCGGCCACGTGGTCGAGTAA